One segment of Candidatus Coatesbacteria bacterium DNA contains the following:
- a CDS encoding DUF3307 domain-containing protein translates to MAAGAEQGRSRPPAGPDSNRRFSSARGDNPPKRNMSTTLFYRLLLAFLLADYPLQTDWVFKVRYKKRWGVALHAGIHLLVTLAVCLPYLHSPWFIVGVVVLQAVHGLFDTVKKNGLLGFFADQLFHFASLAALAWIFGHLEPSLPTSGWLTDLWRDDYLINLLSGMILAGYTTMIAVNFGNKSLRNDFERELFSGYYRYSMVLGGVVSYSGLVLVYQLSPLYLLLAAAPPVVLGLLARKDGDDDGSFHGAYPLDYLFSFLSAALWATLVGLKLYP, encoded by the coding sequence ATGGCCGCCGGCGCCGAGCAAGGCAGGTCTCGTCCGCCGGCCGGGCCTGACTCGAACCGTCGCTTCAGCTCCGCCCGAGGCGACAATCCCCCAAAGCGTAATATGTCGACGACCCTTTTTTATCGCCTGTTGCTGGCCTTCCTGTTGGCCGACTATCCCCTGCAGACCGACTGGGTCTTTAAGGTCCGCTATAAGAAACGCTGGGGGGTGGCCCTCCACGCCGGCATCCACCTGCTGGTAACCCTGGCCGTCTGCCTGCCCTACCTGCACTCGCCGTGGTTCATCGTCGGCGTCGTCGTGCTCCAGGCGGTCCACGGCCTGTTCGACACGGTCAAGAAGAACGGCTTGCTGGGCTTCTTCGCCGATCAACTGTTCCATTTCGCCAGCCTGGCGGCGCTGGCCTGGATCTTCGGACATCTCGAGCCCAGTCTGCCGACTTCGGGTTGGCTCACCGACCTCTGGCGCGACGACTACCTGATCAACCTGCTCTCCGGGATGATCCTGGCCGGCTACACCACGATGATCGCCGTCAACTTCGGCAACAAGTCGCTGCGCAATGACTTCGAGCGCGAGCTGTTCAGCGGCTACTACCGCTACAGCATGGTGCTGGGCGGCGTGGTCAGCTACTCCGGACTGGTGTTGGTCTACCAGCTCTCGCCCCTGTATCTGCTCCTCGCCGCGGCGCCGCCCGTAGTTCTGGGGCTACTGGCGCGTAAAGACGGCGACGACGACGGCAGCTTCCACGGCGCCTACCCGCTGGACTACCTGTTCAGCTTCCTCTCCGCCGCCCTCTGGGCCACCCTGGTGGGGCTCAAGCTCTACCCCTGA